CGAAACTATACTTTTTTTCTCAAATCAATCTTACTATTTAATGTCGTATTCGAAGGTTTAGGAACCTTTATACTATCATTTGTATTTGTGCCACAATACGGATGGGATCGCGGCATTTTTATTAGCTTATTCACGTCAATTTCATCACTTAATAACGCTGGATTTTCATTGTTCTCTGATAATTTAATCTCATATGCAACCAACCCTATCGTCAATTTAACCGTTGCGCTATTAATTATCTTTGGTGGTCTAGGGTATATTGTTTTGTTAGACTTAGTAACATTGAAACGCGGCAGACGCTTACAATTTCATTCAAAAATCACAATCTTGTTAACCATTTTGTTAATTACCGTCGGTGCATTCTGTTTTTGGATATTAGAAATGAACGGGGTATTAAAGTCTATGACTTTACCGCAACAGATTCAAGCCTCACTTTTCCAATCTATTACAACACGTACTGCCGGATTTAATACCGTTGATATGTCGCACCTCGCTCCTGGGACCATGTTATTGATGATGCTTTTGATGTTTATCGGCGCGGGTCCAATGAGTGCAGCAGGTGGGATAAAAGTAACAACCTTTGCATTAGTGATTGCATTCGTCATTACGATTTTAAAAGGGCATCAACACACACAAATTTTCAATCGCACCATTGTAAGAAAACAAATGGAAAAAGCACTAGCGATTGCTATTTCTGCAAGTGGCTTTGTCATTTTAATCATTTTACTCATTTCTATTGCACAACCCAATTTAAACTTTGAAGACTTAGCATTTGAAGTCGTTTCAGCTTTTGGTACTGTTGGATTGTCAACCGGTATTTCAACAGAATACAACGGAATCTGTAAAATGCTGATTATTTTAACAATGATTGCTGGTAAAATTGGTGTATTAACATTATTGAGCGTCATACAAACACCAACAAGAGAAACATTCCATTATGCCAAAGGACAACTTTATTTATAATTTTTTTACAGTAGTTGAGATATCGATTAAAAATGATGTTTTAAATTTGTCATATTTTTCATCATTAAGAATAAATTTAATAATAAAGATAAAAACCATCCAACATTGTTCATGTACACTGTTGGATGGTTTTGAATATTAGGAGTGCTCAGGCACATGAACTTTGTTGGTTGTAGTTATATATCAATTCAGTCTATATGAGAAGAAGAATGGTGAATTAAAACATCACATTGATTGCTTCCTTAGCCGAGATTTCTAAGGCAATAAGTCGAAACCGTAAATCCATTTTGAGGTAAGGCACCTAGAAAAGCGAGGCGCTAGAAGCAATTAAAATTGAAATGATTTATTCCATAGCCCGGTGTAGCTTTATAGTGATTAAGATTGAATTCAAATTCATTAGAAGACTTGAAGTCTACTTTTTATAACGTGGTCGCCTTACAACATCTTTAAAGTTCATACATGCCAAAATTTATGCGAATCGTTTCACATTTTGAGGTGTCATTATTACACATTACACAAAATATTATTTGGCGGTATCTATCGTTAATTTACTGATTTTAATCATGTTTGAAATGACATTTGTGCGTTTAATAACATTAAAACATGATATGCTTAATACATTAGCTATGTATAGAAGGTGAACACGATGCTCATTTTATTATTTCTCACATCTATTTCAGGTACACTTTGTATCTTATTATTCATTGCACTTGCGCTAAATCAACAAGGCGGATTTGAATTTTTTTGGAAAACAGACCACATCCCTCACATTCATAAATATGTCTTTTTACTTTTTAGTGTCGGTGTCATTTTGCTTATCATTTCGGTATATCAACTCCTTTATATTTTAAAAGCATAGACATACCTTTAATTCCATTTATAAAGATAAGCTATATTTATCGTCACGCCACTCCCTATATTCCATTAAATGTTGTAATATTTTTTCGAATGGTGTCAAAAGAAAATAAATTTTTTAAAGCTAATATTGATTTATCGCTTTAGATTAGCTATAATTAACCTTGTGTTAAAAATGTCCTGGTAGCTCAGCTGGATAGAGCAATGGCCTTCTAAGCCATCGGTCGGGGGTTCGAATCCCTCCCAGGACGCTAAAAGATTTTCTGTACATCGCTCCCATCTTACCAACTTAGATGGGAGCTTTTTTTAATCCAAATAAACAAAACTTTTTTGGCACGTGATTGATACGTACAATTTAAAAAGCGACCATTATTTTGGTCGCTTTATCATATCTTTTTCTATATTAATAATAATATATGTTTTTTCATACACATGTGCATTAGATACATAGATCTAACACGGGTTCACTTCCCTTCCATACCTATTTTGCATACTGTACTGTTGAATAGCATTTACTTTTAAAATGACTTCGTTCAACACACTTAGCATATTTAATTGAACTATTATTATCATGATTCTACAGTACACTTTTATATTTCTTTAGGCATGTAATAAACAATTTATTATAGCATATTATATAATCACCTTTAATACATTGCTCCGCTCTTTTCATCCACTTTACATCAGGTGTACACTTACGTTTTAAAACATAAAAACCGCAACCTTAAAGGCTACGGTTCATCGATAGAAGTGCTTACTTCTAGCAAGAGATAGTATTATATATCCATATCCTTAACATTTTAAACATACTTTTAATATAATTTTGATAAAATTCATTCTCTTGTAATTAGACACGAAAGCGTCCTAACGCTATTTTATTATTACTGCTATTTATCCTAATTTCTATGGCAAACATCAGGTAGCAAGCTTTTGTGCTTTATGATATCGTTCGTAAGTAAACGTAATCAGTATAAATACAAGTCACAACACAAGTGATGATAGAATGAAAAACTGTGTATTGTCAGTCTTATTGATAAGACATGAGTGTTAATAAAATTCAAACAAAATCCAAATCGAAACTTGCAAAGAACAGGTATTGGCTAACCTACTTGATGTATAATTTACACATTGAATTTCCCACATTTGTGAACTTGTTATTCATGTACCGTAAGCTAAAACAGACCATTGGACTGAAAGCATTAGCATAGATCGTATATGTGTCATTGCGCACATAATTGTTGAGTCAAAAGTCAAAAGCAAAAAGCAAAGACATCACTAATAAAAAAAACAACATAAACGATTTATTGAATATTTTATCGTAATCCATCATCACTCCTCACTACTAAATTTAAAATTTTAATTTAGTAGTGATACACCCACTGAAATGCGTATACTCCTTTTTAAATCACACATACTTTAACATGCTCTCTATAAAATACGTTACGATGACTATCACATCGTTACCTTGTATAATTCACAAAAACCATCTGATTTATATAAAATTGGTCTATATTATTGTAAATGCCTATAACAAACTACACTTATTTGACAGAGACTAGCTCGATACTCGTTTTTCTTATAAACGCAAAAAATACCGCAACCATCAGGTTACAGTATTTAAACGCGACTCGAATAAAGTGATTATTTGAGCTCATATACTTTACCTCTTTCAATGCACCTTCAAACATACCTTTTCTACAAATTCTAATGCGCTTGATTTTCACAATTCAAGGCAGTGTTTTTTTACACTTAATTGTTAAAGATTAATTAATATAGAATTAATGTTTTCGTATAAAATTATCATTTATAATGAATTTGTAAGCAAAATCAAATCAACAAGACAAAAGGAGTTTATTCATCAATGAACATGAAATCACTTATTATTACAGGGTTTGCTGCTACAATGTTAGCAACTTCAGCTTTTTCAACTGTGGGGGCAGGCGATGCACAAGCAAATACTGAAGCGAAAGTTAATACAACTAATGAGTATCTTAACAAGCAAATGGAAAAGGAATTAAAAGAATTATACGATAAAATAAATGTTAAACTTTTATCATCTGTAAGCCAACCTACGTATTTCAAACGTGAATTATCAGCTGCAAAATTTAAAGCTAGAATAGCGTTAAAAAAGAAAAACTATAGTCTAATGGCCCAATCAAAAGGTGAATTAGAAAGACTTTACGATCAGTTAGCACGCACAATGTACCCTGATAACTACTAAATTTAAATACTTTTTTGACCTTTAAAATGGAATCAAAAAAAACAACGCTTGTTAAATGTTTAGCAAGCGTTGTTTTTTTTGCAGAGAACGTATACAAAATTGTATTAACAACGTTCCACCCCTCATTTAAACAGTGTGCAATTTTTATTGACATGACAATCACATACTATTTATGCTATTGTGGAATCGATATAATTATTTTTTATAAATGATTTTGAGAAGCAGGACAGCGTATCGTTTTAGTAGGTCATCTTATTGAAAAATTACATATCAGAAAGGGGTGTTTTTTTGAAATTTGTAGAACTTGCACCAGATGAATATCATCAATATATCAACTCACATTTTAAACAATATACACAGTCTATAGAACATTTTAATGCTAGGCATAAAAACGGCCAACACGTTGCATTATTAGGGGTTAAAAATGATAATGATGACATCGTCGCTGCAGGACTATTTACATCTGCGCCATTACTTAAGTACTTTAATTATGTTTATAGCCACCGTGGTCCCGTTTTAGATTATAAAGACACAAAATTGGTGGAATTCTATTTTCGTGAACTTAAAAACTATTTCAAAAAAAGACACACAATTTTTATGCTAATCGATCCATATATCATGCGTTATATCCGTGATTTCAAAGGAAATATAATAAAAGAAGGCAATGTTTCTGCATTAATTGAGACATTAAAAAAACTGAATTATCAACATCAAGGGTTTTCCACAGGGTATTCAGAATTAAGCCAAGCCAGATGGTTAGCTATCTTAGATTTAAAAGACAAAGCGCCATCTAAATTATTAAAGAATATGGAATATAATACTGCGCATAGCATTAAAAAGGCCCTTCAGATGGGTGTTAAAGTAAAAACACTGTCGATAGATGATATTGACGATTTTTATGCACTTTATCGTAAAGCTGAAATCAAACACGGATTTTCATTATTTACAAAATCGTATTTAAAACAGTTTGTAACGAGTTATCCAAACATTACATCAATGCAATTAGCCTATATTCATTTAAACGAACATATCAATATTTTAAAAACGAAGGCACACGACCTCGACATTAAAATCAAAACACAGCTAGAAAATCAAGCGCAACCTCTATCAAAGAAAAAACAAAATAAATTAAAAGAACAACAGATTATTTATGATAAATTGCAAGAAAATATTACAATAGCAAATCAATTACAATCGAAACATGGCAATACACTCCATTTAGCTGCCGCAATATTTGCGGAAACAAAAGATGAACTTGTGTATCTTTTCAGTGGCTCAAATCCTGAATTTAATAAATTTATGGGCAGTTATGTTTTACAGTGGCATATGATTCAACATGCGAAAACACAACATATTGACCGCTATAACTTTTATGGCATTACTGGTGATTTTACCCCTAATGCTGAAGATTATGGTGTGTTACAGTTCAAAAAAGGATTTGGCGGGTATATCGAGGAACTGGTTGGAGACTTTATATGTGTCACTAATCCACTTCTTTATCGTATCTATCAACTTAAAAATAAATAAAAACAAGCCACCTTATCACGTAAAAAGTGACAAGGTGGCGCTTTCATTTTGGGTACTTTATAAAAATAAGATACCTATCGCAATGATTAACACGATGATACCTATGAAATAGTTTAAAAACGTGCGCAGTTTAATTATCGTTCATTTATCCGTCATAGATTATCCTTAGTAAAAAGTTGCTTTAACACTAACGCGCATCCTATCATTACGGTGATGCCAATAATACCTTTAATGCATTCTGAAGGTGTTGTTCTTCTAATTTTAATATGTATTTTTACCATAATTTTAAAGTAAATTCATCTTTATTAGAGTTGGATTCCTCCTTAAATAGCCCCCTTTACAATAATTAATATGAGTGCATATTAATATAGCGAAAAATACAATATTTTATTTTTAAGGCGTTGTCATTTCATTTGTTCTAAACCTGATACAATCTCGCCTTTTTCATATTGATGTTGATCTATGAACTGTATCTTCATCGACTTTCCTCTCGTGTAATTGATATCTGTCATTACTTGAAAATGGATATGTGGTTCTGTCGTGTGACCGCTATTACCACATAGCGCAAGTCGATCACCTTGTTTAACTTTATCACCTGTCTTCACGCGTAAAGAGTGATACTTTAAATGTGCAATAAGACTATATTCATTTTCACGATGTTTTAATATTACATAGTTCCCTAATGGGTTTTGCTCGTCTACAACACCGGGTTGAAAGTCTTCCTTATCATCATGAGCTACCACCACTTCACCATCATATGGCGCTATTACAGGCGCGCCATAACAATAATAATGTTCTAATTGACTGCCATCGTCACGATACGTACGTCCATCTTTCATGATAACTAAATCATACGCATAGCGTTGTGATTCATTAGGATGATGATAATTTAATAACGTATTGTCGCCACCCCAAAAAATATAAAATTCATTTTCTATCGGCATAATATATTGATTGAACGTTTTTAATACATGTGATGGCTCTGTATCTATTGGTAGAAGTAATATTGACGTAATTTCATATTGGTGAAAAGTCATGCTAATCCCCGCATCACGGTTGGAACTGTACCATACCGCTTCACCGTTACCTTCATTAAAGCGATCGAGATAAATGTCACTCTTACCGTAATGTTTACAATAATATTTAAATAGTTTTTTAAATGCTCTATAGCTTATATGTGATTGTAGTGATTTAGAAAATCGTTTATATAAATATTTCGCTCTTTTTTGATGTATAACCTCATTAATCTCAAAAATAGTGAACATTAGAAACTCCTTTTCTATCATTATTACGACCTTATGCATTATTGTCATTTAATAAGAAAATCATGTTTTACTTATAAAAGGTTAAAAAAATATGATACCATTATTTTATATGATAACAGAGGGTGTCTCAATGAATAAGATGAAAAATGAATCATTACAAGTTCTCGCTTCAATGCTCATTATTAATGCGAATTATGTACATGGTACACTCTATTTAAAAGAAGATGGTGTACATTTTAAAGCTAACGGCCTTTTAGCTGACAAAGAAATACGTTCTCATTTTTTATTCAATGAGATTCAACATATCAAATTTGGATTCTCATTTAAACCTTATCGCATTGTCATAAAGACGTTTAGCGATGAAGCTTATATTTTTGATTTTGTAGCTAAACAAGAAGGTAAAGCATTGGTTCAAGCTGTAAAACAAAACCTATCACGTGCATGATGTATGCGCCATTAATACATGACACATCATTAATTCATATAGAAAGGCTAAGCACGATGATTGTGCTTAGCCTTTTTATGCTTAAAATATAGATGATGTTCGTTCGATTTTAATAGTTGAATGGCACTGTACTTAAAATAGTATGCTGGCGATTACGGAAGTTCAGTGTTCCTTCACCATTATCTAATTTGATTTCAGCGTATGTTTCTTCTTCATTACTACGTGAATGTGTGATACTACCTGGATTAATGACATGAATCCCATGAGTGAGCTCATAACGCGCGACATGCGTGTGACCGTAAAACGCAAACGCTGCACCCTGGTCTTTCGCATATTGTGCTAAGTTGTCACGCTCTTGATTAACCCCGAACCGGTGACCATGAGTATAAAAAAATGTTACACCTTGAAGCGTAAAGATTTCATCTTCCGGAAATTCCGGATAAAAATCCATATTCCCTTTAACACGTCGATAAAGACTTAATTCAGTGTCATTATACGTAAATTCAGAATCACCTAAATGAATAAATGTATCTGCGTCATCATGTTTATCGTAGATTTCGTGTAAAATACCTGTTTCCGAATGATTGTCACTTACGAGTATTAATTTCATTATGAATTTATCCCTTCCATGTACGCTTGGAGTTGATCAATAGCGCGTCGTCTGTGTGAAATTTGAGACTTCTCTTCTGCAGATAATTGTGCCATTGTTTTATTTTTATCTGGGACATAGAAGATAGGGTCATAGCCAAAACCATTCTCACCAATACGCGCAAGTGTAATTTCACCATCAACGGTGCCTTTGAAAGTATGCGTATCACCCTCAGCTGTCGTCATACTTATAACGCATACAAAGCGCGCGGCACGGTCTATTGTATCCTCTAACAAATGTAGCACTTTATCTATATTGGCATGATCGTCTTTATCTTCACCTGCAAAACGTGCGGAATAAACTCCGGGTGCACCATTCAATGCAGCAACTTCTAAACCACTATCATCCGCTATAACCGTTTTATTCAAAGCCTTGGCTGCCGCTTCAGATTTTAAACGTGCATTCTCCTCAAATGTCGTTCCTGTTTCTTCAACATCAAAGTCTTCTAGCAGTTCATTAATCCCGATTACATTATAACCCGAAAATATTACTTTAAAATCATTAATTTTCCCTTTGTTCGACGACGCAATTACAATATCAGTCATATCTTAACCCTCCTGGCCTAATTGAATTCTTTCAACTTTAACATGCTTGTATTTTAACCATTCTTTGATAATAAATTCAATATGAGTGGTGCGAC
The sequence above is a segment of the Staphylococcus hyicus genome. Coding sequences within it:
- a CDS encoding TrkH family potassium uptake protein yields the protein MHSKKQPILIYLTLFLSTTLIGSILLYLPWTGQKPISFLDAMYIATSAFTVTGLATVDITKQFNLLGDIVIMTLIQIGGMGIVTVSMLALKFTQKSLTVRENILFQLELNTEDARNYTFFLKSILLFNVVFEGLGTFILSFVFVPQYGWDRGIFISLFTSISSLNNAGFSLFSDNLISYATNPIVNLTVALLIIFGGLGYIVLLDLVTLKRGRRLQFHSKITILLTILLITVGAFCFWILEMNGVLKSMTLPQQIQASLFQSITTRTAGFNTVDMSHLAPGTMLLMMLLMFIGAGPMSAAGGIKVTTFALVIAFVITILKGHQHTQIFNRTIVRKQMEKALAIAISASGFVILIILLISIAQPNLNFEDLAFEVVSAFGTVGLSTGISTEYNGICKMLIILTMIAGKIGVLTLLSVIQTPTRETFHYAKGQLYL
- a CDS encoding complement inhibitor SCIN family protein; the encoded protein is MNMKSLIITGFAATMLATSAFSTVGAGDAQANTEAKVNTTNEYLNKQMEKELKELYDKINVKLLSSVSQPTYFKRELSAAKFKARIALKKKNYSLMAQSKGELERLYDQLARTMYPDNY
- a CDS encoding aminoacyltransferase, translated to MKFVELAPDEYHQYINSHFKQYTQSIEHFNARHKNGQHVALLGVKNDNDDIVAAGLFTSAPLLKYFNYVYSHRGPVLDYKDTKLVEFYFRELKNYFKKRHTIFMLIDPYIMRYIRDFKGNIIKEGNVSALIETLKKLNYQHQGFSTGYSELSQARWLAILDLKDKAPSKLLKNMEYNTAHSIKKALQMGVKVKTLSIDDIDDFYALYRKAEIKHGFSLFTKSYLKQFVTSYPNITSMQLAYIHLNEHINILKTKAHDLDIKIKTQLENQAQPLSKKKQNKLKEQQIIYDKLQENITIANQLQSKHGNTLHLAAAIFAETKDELVYLFSGSNPEFNKFMGSYVLQWHMIQHAKTQHIDRYNFYGITGDFTPNAEDYGVLQFKKGFGGYIEELVGDFICVTNPLLYRIYQLKNK
- a CDS encoding M23 family metallopeptidase — its product is MFTIFEINEVIHQKRAKYLYKRFSKSLQSHISYRAFKKLFKYYCKHYGKSDIYLDRFNEGNGEAVWYSSNRDAGISMTFHQYEITSILLLPIDTEPSHVLKTFNQYIMPIENEFYIFWGGDNTLLNYHHPNESQRYAYDLVIMKDGRTYRDDGSQLEHYYCYGAPVIAPYDGEVVVAHDDKEDFQPGVVDEQNPLGNYVILKHRENEYSLIAHLKYHSLRVKTGDKVKQGDRLALCGNSGHTTEPHIHFQVMTDINYTRGKSMKIQFIDQHQYEKGEIVSGLEQMK
- a CDS encoding YfcE family phosphodiesterase, which encodes MMKLILVSDNHSETGILHEIYDKHDDADTFIHLGDSEFTYNDTELSLYRRVKGNMDFYPEFPEDEIFTLQGVTFFYTHGHRFGVNQERDNLAQYAKDQGAAFAFYGHTHVARYELTHGIHVINPGSITHSRSNEEETYAEIKLDNGEGTLNFRNRQHTILSTVPFNY
- a CDS encoding XTP/dITP diphosphatase, translating into MTDIVIASSNKGKINDFKVIFSGYNVIGINELLEDFDVEETGTTFEENARLKSEAAAKALNKTVIADDSGLEVAALNGAPGVYSARFAGEDKDDHANIDKVLHLLEDTIDRAARFVCVISMTTAEGDTHTFKGTVDGEITLARIGENGFGYDPIFYVPDKNKTMAQLSAEEKSQISHRRRAIDQLQAYMEGINS